ACCACCCCTGCTCCCAAAACAACCAGAACAAATGATATTAAAACAGATTTCTTCATAAAACTCACATAGCACAAGATTAAATTATAGAATGGGACTTATATAAAAAGTCGCATAAGTACATTCTTCTACATGAAAAGTGCGACTTATGCGACTGAAATTCTTTTTTCTTTCAGAAACTGATATTTCTTACTTATCCCAAGTAAGATTTGAGCAATTTACTACGATTACTTTGTCTAAGTCTTCTAATTGCTTTTTCCTTAATCTGACGAACGCGCTCACGTGTGAGGCCAAATTTATCGCCGATTTCTTCTAATGTCATTTCTTGTTGTCCGATACCGAAAAACATCTGAATGATTTCTTTTTCTCTATCGGTTAACGTAGAAAGAGCTCTATCAATTTCCCTCGCAAGAGACTCATTAACCAGAGAGCGGTCAGCCATTGGCGAATCATCGTTCACCAACACATCCAACAGGCTGTTATCCTCTCCTTCCACAAAAGGCGCATCCACCGAAATATGACGGCCGGACACCTTCAGCGTATCAGAGATTTTATCAACCGGAATTTCCAGTTCGTCTGCCAATTCCTCGGGAGACGGACGCCGCTCGTTTTCCTGTTCAAATTTCGAGAAGGCTTTGCTGATCTTATTCAACGAACCTACCTGATTCAACGGGAGACGAACAATACGCGACTGCTCTGCCAATGCTTGCAGAATAGACTGGCGAATCCACCATACAGCGTAGCTAATGAACTTAAATCCACGTGTCTCATCAAATTTCTCGGCAGCCTTAATCAGTCCTAAATTGCCTTCATTAATCAAGTCAGGCAAACTCAAACCCTGGTTTTGGTACTGTTTAGCCACAGATACGACGAAACGAAGATTGGCACGTGTCAATTTCTCCAATGCCACACGGTCACCCTTACGAATGCGTTGAGCGAGTTCCACTTCTTCCTCGACAGTAATCAGGTCC
The Bacteroides caecimuris DNA segment above includes these coding regions:
- a CDS encoding RNA polymerase sigma factor RpoD/SigA, whose product is MRQLKITKSITNRESASLDKYLQEIGREDLITVEEEVELAQRIRKGDRVALEKLTRANLRFVVSVAKQYQNQGLSLPDLINEGNLGLIKAAEKFDETRGFKFISYAVWWIRQSILQALAEQSRIVRLPLNQVGSLNKISKAFSKFEQENERRPSPEELADELEIPVDKISDTLKVSGRHISVDAPFVEGEDNSLLDVLVNDDSPMADRSLVNESLAREIDRALSTLTDREKEIIQMFFGIGQQEMTLEEIGDKFGLTRERVRQIKEKAIRRLRQSNRSKLLKSYLG